The stretch of DNA ACGGACATGGTGATCCGGGCCAGTTCCTCGCCCGTGCTTTTGCGCATGATTTTTTTGGAACACAGCGTCTTGCGCAGCGATTCGGCGACACGTGCCGCGTCACCGAGCCGCGTGCGAGGCAGGATGACAGCGAATTCTTCACCGCCGTAACGCGCCGCCTTGTCCTGGCCCTTGAGGGATTGGTGCAGAATGTGACCGACCAGCTTGAGAACCTGGTCACCCATCGCATGACCGAAGGTGTCGTTGAACCGTTTGAAGTGATCGATGTCGACCATAAGCAGGCTGAGCGGCGCACCCTCTTCTTCGGCCGCGCGCGTCGCCTGACGCAGATTGGCGTCAAACGCCTTGCGATTGGCGACGCCGGTCAGCCCGTCCAGCAGGGCTTCCTCGCGTGCCTCCTCCAGATTTTCCTTGAGATGCAGGACCTCCGTGGAAGCATTCTGCAGCTTGCCCGAAAGCTCTTCGTTACGCTCGCGCAGCGTTGCAGTCTCGCGCGACAGGTTCTCCACCACGTTTCTGACCGCCTCGAGGGTGAGATCACCGGCAAGGGATTCCTCGGATGATTTCAGCGTCTGGCTGAAGGATCGCGCGTCGCCGGCAGCACTGCGCAAAAGCTCCATGACGTGAGCAATCGAATCGTCCACCCTATCGGCCGCATCGACGACGGAGTCGCTGAGCGGCTCGCTATCGAGATGACGCTCATACAGGGCCAGGTGGTCTTCCGCCGAGATCGGGCGCTTGCTGTTGACCAGGGCAATCATATCCTGGACCAGCGCCGCCGGCTCGCCGAGCTTGTACTGAAACCAGACAGCATAGTTTACCGGCGTCGGCGCAATCGACAGCGCTTCCATCTCGCTGAGGGCCGCACCGGCGGCCTTCGCGGCCTCGCCAGGTTGTATGTTGTTCGAAATCGCGATGCGCATGACTGCGTCTGCCCGTTCTACCCGCCATCAGCTCCTTATCGGCCAGATAGCCTCCCACCGCCGGTCAGCTTGGGCCCGAACCCGTTAACAATCCGCTAACCAACGGATTCGCCTAATTTTTTAGGAGATTGCGCCGGACCGGGCGCCGGCGGGACCGGGGCAGGCCGGTCAGCCGCACTGGCCGCGAGAGCCCTCGGCGCAGATCCGCTGGCCGTCGATCCATGTCGCCCCGGCCAGGTAAGCGCCCAGCAGATCGGCGTTGCGGATGTTGGCGCCGGTCAGGTCGGCTCCGCGCAGATCGGCATCGAACAGCCGTGCGCGCCGAAGCCGCGCGCCGCGAAAGGAGGCCCCCCTGAGATCAGCCTTGGTGAAATCGGCCTCGTCCAGCCGGGCGCCGTCGAAAACGGCGTTTTCGAGTTTCGCAGATATGAATTTGACCCGGAAGGCGTTCGCGCCCGAGAAATCGGCCTCCGACAAATCGGCGCGCGAGAAGGTCGCATCACGCAGATTGGCGTTGCTGAGTGTCGCGCCGCGGAGATCATTGCCATCGAAATAGCAGCGTTCCCAATCGACGCCCGCGGCGGGCGCGTCGAGACATTCGGCATGGGCGGTGATTGCGGGAAGGGTCATCACCAGGGCCAGCAGGAGGGCCCAGTATCTCGTGCCAGAGGCTTTCATGCGTCCCAAGATAGGCTGAGCCGGGCGGCAAAACAATGGCACCGCTCAGGGGCACCGCTCAGGGGCACCGCTCAGGCGGCGTCCTGGCGGTCCGGGTCGTAGCCCAGGACCGGACCCAGCCAGCGCTCCACCGTCTTGATGTCCATGCCCTTGCGCCGGGCGTAATCGGCAACCTGGTCGCGCTCGACCCGACCGACGCCGAAATACCGCGCCTCAGGATGGGCGAAATAAAGGCCGCTCACGGCTGCCGTCGGCAGCATGGCGTAGCTTTCCGTCAACCGAATGCCGGTGCGTTCCGTCGCCTCGAGGAGGCGGAACAGGGTGTCCTTTTCCGTATGGTCGGGACAGGCCGGGTAGCCGGGAGCCGGGCGGATACCGCGATACGCCTCGCGAATGAGCGCCGCGTTATCCAAATCCTCGTCCGGCGCGTAGCCCCAGAATTCCTTGCGCACACGCTCATGCAGCCGTTCGGCAAAGGCCTCCGCCAGCCGATCGGCCAGGGCCTTGGCCAGGATCGCGTTATAATCGTCCTGCGATTTCTCGTACCCGGCCACCACCTCATCGAGGCCAAGTCCCGTCGTCACCGCGAACCCGCCGATATAGTCGGCCAGCCGCGTCTCGACGGGCGCGATGTAGTCGGCCAGGCACGGGTTGCTGCGACCGTCCTCCTTCGCGATCTGCTGGCGCAGGCAGTGAAGGGTGGCAAGCACGGTCTCCCGCGTCTCATCACTATAGAGCGCGATATCGTCACCCACCCCGTTCGCTGGCCAGAAGCCGATGACGCCGCTGGCGCGAAGCCATTTCTCGTCGACGATCCGGTGCAGCATCTTTTCCGCATCGTTGAAAAGGCCGCGCGCCACTTCACCGACCACCGGGTCATCGAGAATCTTGGGGTAGGCGCCCGCCAGTTCCCAGGTCCGGAAAAACGGCGTCCAGTCGATACGCTCGACAAGCTCGCCGAGCGGATAATCGGCGAAATCGGTGAGGCCCGAGACGTTCGGTTTCGGCGGGGCGTAATCTGACCAATCGATCGCGACCCTGGCCCGGCGCGCCTCCTCGAGCGGGAGCGTCCGCGCTGTCTTCGACTTTTCTCGTTCGGTGCGCACTGCGGCGTACTCGGCCCCGATCTTTCGGGCAAAGGCGTCGGCGCCATCGCCCTCCTTGCTGAGCAGACTGGCGCAGACACCGACCGCGCGAGACGCATCCAGCACGTGGACGACGGGCCGGTCGTATTTAAGATCGATCTTCACCGCCGTATGCACGCGCGACGTGGTGGCCCCGCCGATCAGGAGCGGCTGGTCGAATCCCTCACGCTGCAATTCGGCCGCCACGTGCACCATCTCATCCAGCGACGGCGTTATGAGGCCCGAAAGCCCGATCAGATCGACCTTTTCCTTCCGGGCTGCCTCGAGAATTTTCTCGGCCGGCACCATGACGCCCAGATCGATCACCTCATAGCTGTTGCACTGGAGGACCACGCCCACGATGTTCTTCCCGATGTCGTGCACGTCGCCCTTGACCGTGGCCAGCAATATCCGGCCGTTCGTGCTGGTATCGCCACTGGCCGCCTTCTCGGCTTCGAGATAGGGGATGAGGTGGCCGACGGCCTGCTTCATCACCCGGGCGGATTTCACCACCTGGGGCAGGAACATCTTGCCGGCGCCGAACAGGTCGCCCACGACATTCATCCCGTCCATGAGGGGGCCCTCGATCACCTCGATAGGCCGGCCGTATTTCTGCCGCGCCTCCTCTGTGTCCTCGATAATGAAATCGGTGATGCCCTTGACCAACGCGTGACGGAGCCGCTCGGTGACATCCGATTGGCGCCACGAAAGATCGGCGGCGGATCTCTCCGACCCCTTACCGCGGAAACTCTCGGCCGTCTCCAGTAACCGCTCGGTCGCATCCTCACGCCGGTTGAGCAGCACATCCTCGACCCGCTCCAGAAGGTCTTCTGGAATGTCCTCATAGACCGCGAGCTGGCCGGCATTGACGATCCCCATATCCATGCCGCTCCGGATGGCATGGTAGAGGAAGGCCGAATGCATGGCCTCGCGCACCCGGTCATTGCCCCGGAACGAAAAGGAGATGTTGGACACGCCGCCAGATACGTGAGCGTGCGGCAGTTCGGCCCGGATGCGTCGGCACGCCTCGATGAATTCGACGGCATAGTTGTTGTGGGCCTCGATACCGGTTGCGACCGCGAAAATATTGGGGTCGAAGATGATGTCCTCGGGCGGGAAACCGACCTTTTCCGTCAGCAGTCGGTAGGCGCGGGCGCAGATCTCGAACTTCCGGTCTGCGGTGTCTGCCTGTCCCTTCTCGTCGAAGGCCATGACCACCGCCGCCGCACCGTAGCGCCGGACCAGCCTCGCCTGGTCGACGAAGCTTTCCTCGCCCTCCTTGAGGCTGATCGAATTGACGATGCCCTTGCCCTGGACGCATTTCAGCCCCGCCTCGATGACCGACCATTTGGAGGAATCGATCATGATGGGAATGCGGCTGATTTCAGGCTCACCCGCGATCAGGTTGAGAAATTTCGTCATCGCCGCCTCGGAATCGAGAAGGCCTTCATCCATGTTGACGTCCAGAATCTGGGCGCCGTTCTCTACCTGGCTCTTGGCGACGGAAAGGGCCGAATCGTAATCGTCCTCCTGGATCAGCTTGCGAAAGCGCGCCGATCCCGTAACGTTTGTGCGCTCGCCTATGGTGACGAAACGCGCTTGCGCGGATGCCTGGTTCATCGCCTCGCTCATGCTGGCACCTCCACCGGCTCGAGCCCGGAAA from Alphaproteobacteria bacterium encodes:
- a CDS encoding pentapeptide repeat-containing protein, whose amino-acid sequence is MKASGTRYWALLLALVMTLPAITAHAECLDAPAAGVDWERCYFDGNDLRGATLSNANLRDATFSRADLSEADFSGANAFRVKFISAKLENAVFDGARLDEADFTKADLRGASFRGARLRRARLFDADLRGADLTGANIRNADLLGAYLAGATWIDGQRICAEGSRGQCG
- a CDS encoding diguanylate cyclase; the protein is MRIAISNNIQPGEAAKAAGAALSEMEALSIAPTPVNYAVWFQYKLGEPAALVQDMIALVNSKRPISAEDHLALYERHLDSEPLSDSVVDAADRVDDSIAHVMELLRSAAGDARSFSQTLKSSEESLAGDLTLEAVRNVVENLSRETATLRERNEELSGKLQNASTEVLHLKENLEEAREEALLDGLTGVANRKAFDANLRQATRAAEEEGAPLSLLMVDIDHFKRFNDTFGHAMGDQVLKLVGHILHQSLKGQDKAARYGGEEFAVILPRTRLGDAARVAESLRKTLCSKKIMRKSTGEELARITMSVGVAQYRLKDTIEGFLGRADRALYQAKNSGRNKVVKESSVEATDADHRIAS